The Humulus lupulus chromosome 4, drHumLupu1.1, whole genome shotgun sequence genome has a window encoding:
- the LOC133831613 gene encoding peroxisome biogenesis protein 3-2, whose product MLSSLRDFWRRHKRKVIVSTGVLGSGYVLYRLYNAHRRRLDDLERELATERKRVDEFVKDQMQAHFENIQRIADTTTLPHAMQFLSSRIEEELQLSHLTDRLMQGKGQPNTLTYSEKLELWDKLKYLSFTRMVLSLWTMTLLSLYIRVQVNILGRHLYIDTARHIGSSHFLDDGDLIDRDDQQKFLASADFLSTNGLPALISNMQAAVTEVIKGKQLRDFFNAAVLHETIVQILDTFKSIRSPHLWVDFLMPANAHLQELNASSSGDNTVFPDVSKFDLLMLETRAVLSSVKFTNVAEVALKAVVDALIEEIGVQCGEDNLATGMPLARLLARVTHVGPILLDEPSKNKFIEAIQNVPEVEMLFTVLYANADVLD is encoded by the exons ATGCTCTCCTCGTTAAG GGATTTTTGGAGAAGGCATAAGAGGAAGGTTATTGTTTCAACTGGGGTTTTAGGAAGTGGGTATGTTCTGTATAGATTATACAATGCTCATAGACGAAGGCTTGATGATCTGGAGAGAGAACTTGCAACTGAACGGAAAAGAGTTGATGAATTTGTCAAGGACCA AATGCAAGCTCATTTTGAGAACATCCAGAGAATAGCTGATACGACTACATTGCCGCACGCAATGCAATTTTTAAGCAGTCGGATAGAAGAAGAGTTGCAGCTTTCTCACCTTACTGACAGGCTTATGCAAGGGAAGGGTCAGCCAAATACTTTGACATATTCGGAGAAACTTGAGTTATGGGATAAACTTAAGTATTTGA GCTTCACAAGAATGGTGTTGTCATTATGGACGATGACATTACTAAGCTTATATATCAGAGTTCAGGTCAATATATTGGGGAGACATTTATATATTGATACTGCGCGTCATATCGGAAGTTCCCATTTTCTC GATGATGGTGATCTCATTGACAGGGATGACCAGCAGAAGTTTCTGGCTAGTGCTGATTTTCTTTCTACTAATGGCCTGCCTGCATTGATTTCAAATATGCAGGCAGCAGTAACAGAAGTTATCAAAGG AAAACAGTTACGGGATTTCTTTAATGCTGCAGTTCTTCATGAAACTATTGTGCAAATACTTGACACCTTCAAGAGCATTAGAAGTCCCCATCTTTGGGTGGACTTCTTGATGCCTGCCAATGCTCATCTACAAGAGCTAAATGCATCTTCCAGCGGTGACAATACCGTTTTTCCAGATGTATCAAAATTTGATCTACTTATGTTAGAGACAAGGGCGGTGCTATCGAG TGTCAAATTCACAAATGTTGCTGAAGTTGCACTGAAAGCAGTGGTGGATGCATTGATCGAAGAGATAGGAGTCCAATGTGGAGAAGACAATCTGGCAACTGGGATGCCACTCGCCAGGTTATTGGCGCGTGTCACTCATGTGGGTCCCATCCTACTCGACGAACCGAGCAAAAACAAGTTCATCGAAGCCATTCAAAATGTACCAGAAGTGGAAATGTTATTCACTGTTCTCTACGCAAATGCCGATGTATTAGACTAG
- the LOC133831615 gene encoding adoMet-dependent rRNA methyltransferase spb1-like codes for MHSLVYIMFNKRLKDRHLKLKSLSKKDDGLVIDEEMPSDDEWVVDEDGNFEDIQRPNDEDLGVDRGTGSSSRGVKRKRVVDLDEDEWEDIGGDNEEGGGDERNIQYDDSSSDDELELNDDF; via the exons ATGCATTCTTTGGTGTATATCATGTTTAACAAAAGATTGAAGGATAGACATTTGAAGTTGAAATCTCTATCAAAGAAGGATGATGGTTTGGTGATTGATGAGGAGATGCCATCAGATGATGAATGGGTCGTTGATGAAGATGGAAATTTTGAAGACATACAAAGGCCAAATGATGAGGACCTTGGAGTTGATAGAGGAACAGGATCAAGTTCTAGAGGAG tgAAAAGGAAGAGGGTAGTAGACTTGGATGAAGATGAATGGGAGGATATTGGTGGTGATAATGAAGAGGGTGGTGGTGATGAGAGGAATATACAATATGACGATTCTTCAAGCGATGATGAGTTGGAGTTGAACGATGATTTCTAA